The Oncorhynchus tshawytscha isolate Ot180627B unplaced genomic scaffold, Otsh_v2.0 Un_contig_2177_pilon_pilon, whole genome shotgun sequence genome window below encodes:
- the LOC112267652 gene encoding gastrin-releasing peptide receptor-like, whose protein sequence is MSFEEPFHITQEFDLYQNVSKWAHHGNHTGATSEPSMFYISIVITAIYGVIIVVGLIGNITLIKTLSSSKSMRNVPNLFMSSLAFGDLVLLVTCAPVDASRYLADEWLFGRVGCKLIPFIQLTSVGVSVFTLTALSADRYKAIVKPMDIQASNAPARIVLRAAVIWLFSMTLAVPEAVFSDLRSFSIHSTNETFITCAPYPHDGELHPKIHSMASFLIFYVIPLSVISVYYLFIARSLIRSAYNMPVEGNVHVRRQIESRKRLAKTVLVFVGLFAVCWLPCHVIYLNRSYHYSEVDTSMAHFIFTVGARILAFTNSCVNPFALYLLSKSFQKQFNKQLCCCCRALAKRSQSQRRNRNNIHMTSLKTTNHSVASLSFINGKHICQEDSV, encoded by the exons ATGTCCTTCGAAGAACCTTTTCATATTACACAAGAATTTGATTTGTACCAGAATGTGTCCAAATGGGCGCACCACGGTAATCACACAGGGGCCACTTCGGAACCATCTATGTTCTACATCAGCATCGTCATCACTGCCATTTATGGAGTCATCATAGTCGTGGGACTAATCGGTAACATAACCCTCATCAAGACATTGTCTTCCTCTAAATCCATGCGGAATGTCCCCAACCTCTTCATGTCGAGTCTCGCGTTCGGGGACTTGGTCCTCCTGGTTACTTGCGCGCCGGTGGATGCCAGTCGGTACCTCGCGGACGAGTGGCTCTTCGGTAGAGTTGGATGTAAACTCATACCATTCATCCAACTCACCTCCGTCGGAGTGTCTGTTTTTACCCTGACTGCGTTGTCTGCTGATAG gtacAAGGCAATCGTGAAGCCCATGGACATCCAGGCATCCAACGCCCCGGCGAGGATCGTCCTGCGGGCTGCAGTGATCTGGCTCTTCTCCATGACCCTGGCTGTCCCCGAGGCTGTCTTCTCAGACCTCCGCTCATTCAGCATCCACAGCACCAATGAGACCTTCATCACCTGCGCCCCCTATCCCCACGATGGTGAACTGCACCCCAAGATCCACTCCATGGCCTCCTTCCTCATCTTCTATGTCATTCCTCTGTCGGTTATATCAGTCTATTACCTGTTCATCGCCAGGAGCCTGATCAGGAGTGCCTATAATATGCCGGTGGAGGGCAACGTGCACGTCAGAAGACAG ATAGAGTCCAGGAAGCGCCTTGCCAAGACCGTCCTGGTGTTTGTGGGCCTGTTCGCCGTGTGCTGGCTCCCCTGTCACGTGATCTACCTCAACCGCTCCTACCACTACTCCGAAGTGGACACCTCCATGGCCCACTTCATCTTCACCGTGGGAGCCCGTATCCTGGCCTTCACTAACTCCTGTGTCAACCCCTTCGCCCTCTACCTGCTCAGCAAGAGTTTCCAGAAGCAGTTCAACAAgcagctgtgttgttgttgtcgaGCCCTGGCGAAGAGGTCCCAGAGCCAGAGGAGGAACAGGAACAACATACACATGACCTCCCTCAAGACCACCAACCACT